The following proteins are co-located in the Cyprinus carpio isolate SPL01 chromosome B19, ASM1834038v1, whole genome shotgun sequence genome:
- the anp32e gene encoding acidic leucine-rich nuclear phosphoprotein 32 family member E, with amino-acid sequence MEMKKRISLELRNKTPAEVAELVVDNCRSSDGEIEGLTDEFKELEFLSMVNVGLTSLAKLPTLPKLRKLELSDNNILGSLETLAEKCANLTYLNLSGNKIKELSTLEALQNLKNLKSLDLFNCEITTLEDYRESIFELLPQVTYLDGFDAEDNEAPDSEADDDDDDEDGEEGAGQLGDYEEEEEDEEGSEGGEVGLSYLMKEDIQDEEDDGDYVEEEEEEEGEEEEAEVKGEKRKRDAEDEGEDDDEDDD; translated from the exons ATGGAGATGAAGAAGAGGATCAGTTTAGAGCTGAGGAACAAAACTCCAGCGGAG GTAGCAGAGCTGGTGGTAGATAATTGCCGCTCAAGTGACGGTGAGATTGAAGGCCTGACAGATGAGTTTAAGGAGCTGGAGTTCCTCAGCATGGTCAACGTGGGTCTCACCTCGCTGGCCAAACTACCCACACTGCCAAAATTGAGGAAG TTGGAGCTGAGTGATAATAACATTTTAGGGTCACTGGAGACACTTGCAGAGAAATGCGCCAACCTGACTTACCTTAATTTGAGCGGCAACAAGATCAAAGAACTCAGCACACTGGAAGCCCTG CAAAACCTAAAGAACCTGAAAAGTTTGGATCTGTTCAACTGTGAGATCACTACGTTGGAGGATTACAGGGAAAGCATCTTTGAGCTGCTGCCTCAGGTCACATACCTGGACGGCTTTGATGCAGAAGACAATGAAGCTCCAGACTCTGAGGCTGATGATGATG atgatgatgaggatggcGAGGAAGGAGCAGGGCAGCTGGGAGAttatgaggaagaggaggaggatgaggaaggcTCAGAGGGTGGAGAAGTTGGACTGTCCTACCTAATGAAAGAGGACATTCAG GATGAAGAAGATGATGGCGACTATgtagaagaggaagaggaggaggaaggagagg AAGAGGAGGCCGAAGTTAAAGGAGAGAAGCGAAAGAGGGATGCAGAAGATGAGGGCGAAGATGACGATGAGGACGACGACTAA